The following are encoded together in the Pseudoalteromonas ulvae UL12 genome:
- a CDS encoding PA4780 family RIO1-like protein kinase, which yields MKTPKQILPLIEDGLVDEVISQLMSGKEASVYVVRCGADIRCAKVYKDAAQRSFKQAVQYQEGRKVRNSRRARAMEKGSKFGRSEQESAWQHAEVDALFTLAKAGVRVPQPYGCYDGVLLMDLITDEDGDVAPRLNDVSMTAEQAIEDHAIMIHYIRLMLCAGIVHGDLSEFNVLVDEEGPIVIDLPQAVNAAANNNAERMFLRDVHNMRHYYGQYAPELLETQFGEEMWALYETGDLSPETELFGIIEQDNHSADVDSVLDEIKAAFELMQENQARLEAADQPGE from the coding sequence ATGAAAACACCAAAACAAATTTTACCGTTAATCGAAGACGGTTTGGTTGATGAAGTCATTAGCCAGTTAATGAGCGGCAAAGAAGCCAGTGTGTACGTAGTCAGATGCGGAGCGGATATCCGCTGCGCGAAGGTTTACAAAGATGCCGCTCAGCGCAGCTTTAAACAAGCGGTGCAATATCAAGAAGGCCGAAAAGTACGCAATAGCCGCCGCGCTAGAGCAATGGAAAAAGGCTCTAAATTTGGCCGCTCAGAACAAGAAAGTGCATGGCAACATGCTGAAGTCGATGCCCTTTTTACACTCGCAAAAGCAGGAGTGCGCGTACCGCAACCTTATGGTTGCTACGATGGGGTGCTGCTTATGGATTTAATTACCGATGAAGACGGAGATGTTGCTCCGCGCCTCAACGATGTCAGCATGACCGCCGAGCAAGCGATTGAAGATCATGCCATCATGATCCATTACATCCGATTAATGTTATGTGCAGGCATAGTACATGGTGATTTATCTGAATTTAATGTGCTCGTCGATGAAGAGGGCCCAATCGTAATCGATTTGCCTCAAGCCGTTAATGCTGCTGCCAATAATAATGCTGAACGTATGTTCTTACGTGATGTCCACAACATGCGTCATTATTACGGCCAGTATGCCCCTGAGCTACTTGAGACACAATTTGGTGAAGAAATGTGGGCCTTATATGAAACCGGTGATTTAAGCCCTGAAACAGAGCTTTTTGGCATAATAGAACAAGACAATCACAGTGCAGATGTCGACTCAGTGCTCGATGAAATTAAAGCCGCCTTTGAGCTAATGCAAGAAAACCAAGCACGACTTGAAGCTGCAGATCAACCAGGCGAATAA
- a CDS encoding heme ABC transporter ATP-binding protein, translated as MLQLDNVSLEKGNKHILSHVSMTIPAGKLVVIIGPNGAGKSSALKIMAGDYQPSFGRVSLNGQPLKQFSYAQLAQLRAVLSQCYEMQFPFKVSEVIEMGAFAFAEQSNELDHQAMFKQAIEMVGVTALLDRTFTLLSGGEQQRVQLARVLLQLLPALHTAQQQRNGTPYLLIDEPTASLDLFHQYQVMETAKQVANQGAGVVAVLHDLSLAASFADYIYIMQDGCVVAQGDPKTVLQTANLEQVYHMKAHLFEQNNFHPHLQIALS; from the coding sequence ATGCTCCAACTTGATAATGTCAGCCTTGAAAAAGGGAATAAACACATTTTAAGCCATGTCAGTATGACGATCCCGGCCGGGAAGTTGGTGGTCATTATCGGTCCTAATGGGGCAGGTAAATCGAGTGCTTTAAAGATAATGGCAGGGGATTACCAACCAAGCTTTGGTCGAGTGAGTTTAAATGGGCAACCACTAAAGCAGTTTAGTTATGCTCAACTTGCTCAGCTGCGAGCAGTGTTGAGTCAGTGCTATGAGATGCAATTTCCATTTAAAGTCAGTGAAGTAATTGAAATGGGAGCATTTGCTTTTGCCGAGCAAAGCAATGAGCTTGATCATCAGGCGATGTTTAAACAAGCGATTGAAATGGTTGGAGTCACAGCCTTGTTAGATCGCACCTTTACGTTGTTATCTGGTGGCGAGCAGCAGCGCGTTCAGCTTGCGCGGGTGCTTTTACAGCTTTTACCTGCTTTACATACTGCGCAGCAGCAACGCAATGGCACCCCGTATTTATTAATCGATGAGCCCACCGCAAGCTTAGATTTATTTCATCAGTACCAAGTGATGGAAACGGCTAAACAGGTTGCCAACCAAGGTGCTGGTGTTGTTGCCGTACTGCATGACTTATCGTTAGCAGCCAGTTTTGCGGATTATATTTACATTATGCAAGATGGCTGCGTGGTGGCGCAGGGCGATCCAAAAACTGTGTTGCAAACAGCGAACCTCGAGCAGGTGTATCACATGAAAGCGCACTTGTTTGAGCAAAACAATTTTCACCCCCATTTACAGATTGCACTAAGTTAG
- a CDS encoding ABC transporter permease, which translates to MKYITLFYDTAAELAQHKLRTFLTLLGMIFGVGAVIAMLNIGKGAEQEALKMIDSMGLYNVIINAKEFDKKELAEQRKHSAGLSIRDGEISVASLPFVNDFSAKKEIDTYHIFSEHGKSEGQAVGVSANYFELAHFKLAQGRLISSADDQRFKQVVLLGANTAKSLFPAHDALGQTVKINHLWFEVIGVLADPYLGKNEFQGVKLGTEQDQVFIPLKTAIHRFADIELASEISSLTLGLDQSIDSVVAAQAIEQLFKRRHNDVEDYELVIPAALLAQQKQTQQIFNIVMSCVAGISLLVGGIGIMNIMLATVLERTKEIGLLRAIGATEKDIRIQFIAESFTISILGGLLGVVFGILLSEAISLYSQWAVSWSISAILLSFSICASIGLIFGVYPAIKASQLDPITALQSD; encoded by the coding sequence ATGAAGTATATTACCTTATTTTACGATACTGCAGCAGAACTCGCGCAGCACAAGCTACGCACTTTTTTGACTTTGTTGGGGATGATTTTTGGCGTCGGCGCGGTCATTGCCATGCTTAATATTGGTAAAGGAGCGGAGCAAGAAGCACTGAAAATGATTGATTCGATGGGGTTGTATAACGTCATTATTAACGCCAAAGAGTTTGATAAAAAGGAGCTAGCAGAGCAGCGTAAACATTCGGCAGGGTTATCTATTCGAGATGGAGAAATCAGTGTTGCTTCATTACCTTTTGTGAACGACTTTAGCGCCAAAAAAGAGATAGATACTTATCATATTTTTAGTGAGCATGGCAAAAGCGAGGGGCAAGCGGTTGGTGTCAGTGCCAATTATTTTGAGTTGGCACATTTCAAACTCGCGCAAGGGCGTTTAATTAGCTCAGCAGATGATCAGCGCTTTAAACAAGTGGTGTTATTGGGGGCTAATACTGCGAAAAGTCTGTTTCCTGCACACGATGCGCTAGGTCAAACGGTTAAAATTAATCACTTATGGTTTGAAGTGATTGGTGTGTTGGCTGACCCTTATCTTGGTAAAAATGAGTTTCAAGGAGTTAAACTGGGTACCGAGCAAGATCAAGTCTTTATTCCTTTAAAAACGGCCATTCATCGTTTTGCTGATATCGAACTCGCCAGTGAAATAAGTAGCCTGACATTGGGCTTAGATCAGTCGATTGATTCTGTGGTCGCTGCGCAGGCTATCGAGCAATTGTTTAAGCGTCGTCATAATGATGTAGAAGATTATGAACTGGTTATTCCTGCAGCTTTATTAGCACAACAAAAACAAACTCAGCAGATTTTTAATATTGTCATGTCGTGTGTTGCGGGTATTTCTTTATTGGTGGGCGGCATTGGCATTATGAATATTATGCTTGCCACCGTCTTGGAGCGGACAAAAGAAATAGGCTTATTGCGCGCCATTGGTGCCACGGAAAAAGACATTCGTATTCAGTTTATTGCTGAAAGTTTTACGATTTCAATTTTGGGGGGCTTGCTTGGCGTAGTCTTTGGTATCTTGCTCTCTGAAGCCATTTCATTGTATTCACAATGGGCTGTTTCATGGTCAATCAGTGCGATTTTATTATCATTTAGTATTTGTGCATCGATTGGTTTGATATTTGGGGTGTATCCCGCGATAAAAGCTTCACAATTGGACCCGATCACAGCACTGCAAAGTGATTAG
- a CDS encoding CBS domain-containing protein, with product MNTFKALNTKTLDNCGLPQPTEQAVLTLSDPVKTIVTDFASYNPLRLLGTTSIDEALAALRDAATSFILVLDEHGHFTGVITAADLQSAKVLSLATQLGLTRKDLTIEDMMTPIKKAQGVSLRYLETATIGDTLHTMQKQGVMFLMVLSSDNQVCGLISAREISRRLNIPLHITPIANGFHEVMLSVDHPH from the coding sequence ATGAATACATTTAAAGCGCTTAATACAAAAACTCTAGATAATTGCGGGCTTCCTCAACCTACCGAGCAAGCTGTACTGACACTAAGCGATCCTGTTAAAACAATTGTGACTGATTTTGCTAGTTATAATCCGTTACGATTATTGGGCACAACCAGTATTGATGAAGCGTTGGCAGCGCTGCGTGATGCTGCAACGTCATTTATTTTGGTGCTTGATGAACATGGGCATTTTACTGGTGTGATTACAGCGGCAGATTTGCAGTCTGCTAAAGTGCTCAGTTTGGCAACGCAATTAGGGTTAACCCGTAAAGATCTCACGATTGAAGATATGATGACTCCGATCAAAAAAGCGCAAGGAGTCAGTTTGCGCTACTTGGAAACGGCAACCATAGGAGATACGTTACACACCATGCAAAAGCAAGGGGTTATGTTTTTGATGGTATTATCATCGGATAATCAAGTGTGTGGTTTAATTTCAGCCAGAGAAATTTCACGTCGGTTGAATATTCCATTGCACATTACACCCATTGCCAATGGTTTTCACGAAGTGATGTTGTCGGTGGACCATCCGCATTAA
- a CDS encoding efflux RND transporter periplasmic adaptor subunit: protein MSKLIPCLLLSVCMVGCSQDDVAMDPLHYRVVKQDFKTMVPAKGYLEAVTATPVNSPVGSRGPQTLAWLAPEYSVVKKGEVVARFEGERLQDERSQLSSDLALTSEESQGKKAQLDSEKAILQFDLAAVGHEKQFSQDYNIDDIRIRSKLDIIDAAQNTEFLQAKEQFLAWNDQRFSHSSAGEMALIAMKESQFKQRMSMIDSNLSSLEVVAPHDGLLTYEANWRGEKPKEGQTLWPGQKIAELPDTSVMALKLFVAEREAFDLAVGQTVSFTLNAQAQHTFTATISEVSPFPQSIKRGDPQKFYQVKAALDATQAGFFPGLKLTASILVAQVSQAITVPSHAVFKEENADFVFLYQQGKYIKQQVEIGQRSASLVEVISGIDSDQVVSLIARVEG, encoded by the coding sequence ATGAGCAAGTTGATTCCGTGTTTATTATTGAGTGTTTGCATGGTTGGCTGTAGTCAAGATGATGTCGCCATGGATCCTTTGCATTACCGGGTAGTCAAGCAAGATTTCAAAACCATGGTGCCTGCAAAAGGATATTTAGAAGCAGTAACAGCGACCCCAGTGAATTCGCCAGTAGGCTCTCGAGGGCCGCAAACATTAGCGTGGCTCGCGCCAGAGTATTCGGTGGTGAAAAAAGGCGAAGTAGTTGCACGCTTTGAAGGGGAGCGCTTGCAAGACGAGCGTTCACAGTTGAGCAGTGATTTGGCGCTAACCAGTGAAGAAAGCCAAGGTAAAAAAGCACAACTGGATAGCGAAAAGGCGATTTTACAGTTCGATTTAGCAGCGGTTGGTCATGAAAAGCAGTTTTCGCAAGATTACAATATTGACGATATTCGCATTCGTTCGAAGCTCGATATTATTGATGCTGCACAAAATACCGAATTTTTGCAGGCAAAAGAGCAATTCTTAGCGTGGAATGATCAACGGTTTTCACACAGCTCTGCGGGAGAGATGGCTTTGATTGCGATGAAAGAATCGCAGTTTAAGCAGCGTATGAGCATGATTGATAGCAATCTTTCATCCCTTGAAGTGGTCGCGCCCCATGATGGGTTATTGACGTATGAGGCTAATTGGCGCGGTGAAAAACCTAAAGAAGGGCAAACATTGTGGCCAGGGCAGAAGATAGCAGAATTACCCGATACCAGTGTGATGGCGCTCAAACTGTTTGTGGCTGAACGCGAGGCGTTTGATTTAGCGGTTGGGCAGACAGTGAGTTTTACACTGAATGCGCAGGCTCAGCACACATTTACGGCGACGATCAGTGAAGTGAGTCCGTTCCCACAGAGTATAAAACGAGGCGATCCACAAAAATTTTACCAAGTGAAAGCGGCTTTAGATGCCACCCAAGCTGGATTTTTTCCGGGCTTAAAACTGACAGCCTCTATTTTAGTTGCGCAAGTGTCACAGGCTATCACAGTGCCAAGTCATGCGGTTTTTAAAGAAGAAAATGCTGATTTTGTTTTCCTTTATCAGCAAGGGAAATATATAAAACAGCAAGTCGAGATAGGCCAGCGCAGTGCTAGTTTAGTCGAAGTGATCAGCGGTATTGATAGCGATCAAGTGGTGTCATTGATTGCGCGAGTGGAGGGTTAA
- a CDS encoding alkaline phosphatase produces the protein MKFNKLALAIAALSMASGSAMASVLPDIQKNSLWYSAAQDKIVDKQTMLKMAKAKNVILFVGDGMGVSTLTAARILDGQNKGQSGEEGLLSFEQFPYSAQVKTYNVDAQTPDSAGTMTAMISGVKTDAGVIGVDADIERGNCSTVAGNELVTAIELAEIKGLATGVISTARITHATPAATYAKSADRNWEDVSDMPEAAVTAGCEDIASQLVNFEKNLEARYLGVDVDGLEVVMGGGRRHFLPKDASFNSADARSAVEGDRTDGRDLTAEWQAQYPTGQYVMDQTGFDAINPDTASHVFALFNESHMQYEADRGNDIAGEPSLTQMTTKAIDILDNSDKGFFLTVESGRIDHGHHAGSAYNALTDAIELSKAVQAAVDATNPEETLILVTADHSHVFTIAGYPKRGNPILGKVVSVGRTEPTLAQDGMPYTTLGYSNGLGFRDLGNETDADASYNKPAVTTGRQDLTSVDTTTSGFHQEALVPLSSETHAGEDISLHAQGPGAQFAQGIIEQSVIFHLINQSLGLIEQ, from the coding sequence ATGAAATTTAACAAGCTTGCGCTGGCTATTGCTGCGCTTTCGATGGCTTCAGGTAGTGCAATGGCCAGTGTGTTACCAGATATTCAAAAAAACTCACTTTGGTACAGTGCTGCGCAAGATAAAATCGTTGATAAACAAACGATGTTAAAAATGGCAAAAGCAAAAAATGTCATTTTGTTTGTTGGTGATGGGATGGGGGTCTCAACTCTAACCGCTGCACGCATTTTAGATGGTCAAAACAAAGGGCAATCTGGCGAAGAGGGCCTGTTGAGCTTTGAGCAATTCCCTTATTCTGCGCAAGTCAAAACGTATAATGTCGATGCACAAACCCCAGACTCAGCGGGAACGATGACCGCTATGATCTCCGGTGTAAAGACAGATGCAGGCGTTATTGGTGTGGATGCAGATATTGAACGCGGTAATTGCAGCACTGTTGCGGGCAACGAGCTGGTGACTGCTATTGAATTGGCAGAAATCAAAGGATTGGCAACCGGCGTGATTTCCACCGCCCGTATTACCCATGCGACACCCGCTGCAACTTATGCAAAATCAGCTGATCGTAATTGGGAAGATGTGTCGGATATGCCAGAGGCCGCCGTCACAGCAGGTTGTGAAGATATTGCGTCACAGTTAGTGAATTTCGAAAAGAATCTTGAAGCGCGTTACTTAGGTGTCGATGTCGATGGCCTTGAAGTGGTTATGGGTGGAGGCCGTCGTCACTTTTTACCAAAAGATGCGTCATTTAACTCCGCTGATGCAAGGAGTGCTGTAGAAGGCGATCGTACTGATGGTCGTGATTTAACGGCAGAGTGGCAAGCGCAGTACCCAACAGGCCAATATGTGATGGATCAAACAGGCTTTGATGCTATTAATCCAGATACAGCGTCCCATGTGTTTGCTTTGTTCAATGAGTCGCATATGCAATATGAGGCGGATCGTGGCAATGACATTGCAGGCGAACCTTCGCTAACGCAAATGACAACAAAAGCCATCGACATTTTAGATAACTCAGATAAAGGGTTCTTTTTGACCGTTGAATCAGGGCGAATTGATCATGGCCATCATGCAGGCAGTGCTTACAACGCGCTCACCGATGCAATTGAATTGAGTAAAGCGGTGCAAGCAGCAGTCGATGCAACCAATCCTGAAGAAACGCTTATCTTAGTGACTGCCGATCACAGTCATGTATTTACTATTGCTGGCTATCCAAAACGCGGAAATCCGATTTTAGGCAAAGTGGTCAGTGTGGGTCGCACAGAGCCGACACTGGCACAAGATGGCATGCCTTACACCACATTAGGTTATAGCAATGGCTTAGGGTTTCGAGACTTAGGCAATGAAACCGATGCCGATGCATCTTATAACAAGCCGGCGGTGACCACTGGTCGCCAAGATTTAACCAGCGTGGATACAACGACATCAGGCTTTCACCAAGAAGCATTGGTTCCCCTTAGTTCAGAAACGCACGCAGGCGAAGATATTTCATTGCATGCACAAGGGCCTGGCGCTCAGTTTGCACAAGGGATTATCGAACAAAGTGTCATTTTCCATCTTATTAATCAGTCGCTTGGCTTAATCGAACAATAG
- a CDS encoding substrate-binding periplasmic protein encodes MLKMVKQLKILIVFFTLTLCFNAFAEKIKVVAEHLPPYQIANSTRLDGFAIDVTQALFSTQPQQPDIEIMPWARAYLTALHNKNTLILSIARMQSRETLFHWIGTLNTETLYVWSLASNTELTPYSLMQLKTAHIAVSQNSYVDQFLTQQLFTNLERLATPEQYIGMLFKSRVDYIISTEATLKKQLEQLNLDFKQLKKVLALTELQENLSIAINLNSNPELIRQFQTEFKQLEENGVLQQLRHKWQIDVDMSKKETSLNIM; translated from the coding sequence ATGCTAAAAATGGTCAAACAACTGAAGATTTTAATTGTTTTTTTCACACTGACGCTGTGCTTCAATGCTTTTGCCGAAAAAATAAAAGTCGTTGCTGAACACTTGCCGCCTTATCAGATAGCAAACAGTACACGTCTAGATGGGTTTGCCATTGATGTCACGCAAGCCTTATTCTCCACGCAACCTCAACAACCTGATATTGAAATCATGCCTTGGGCAAGAGCGTACTTAACTGCGCTGCACAATAAAAACACCCTTATTTTGTCGATTGCACGCATGCAATCTCGCGAAACGTTATTTCACTGGATTGGCACACTTAATACTGAAACATTGTATGTGTGGTCTTTGGCCAGCAATACAGAGCTCACGCCTTACAGTCTCATGCAGCTTAAAACAGCCCATATCGCTGTCTCACAAAACTCATACGTCGATCAATTTTTAACACAGCAGTTATTCACTAATCTCGAACGATTAGCTACACCAGAGCAATACATTGGTATGCTGTTTAAATCTAGGGTCGATTATATAATCAGTACCGAAGCAACGCTGAAAAAACAACTCGAACAACTCAATCTCGACTTTAAACAGCTAAAAAAAGTACTCGCCCTGACTGAATTACAAGAAAACCTCAGCATTGCTATCAATTTAAACAGCAACCCCGAACTTATCAGACAATTTCAAACAGAGTTTAAGCAGTTAGAAGAAAATGGCGTATTGCAACAATTAAGGCACAAGTGGCAAATTGATGTGGATATGAGTAAAAAAGAAACAAGCCTAAATATCATGTGA
- a CDS encoding ABC transporter ATP-binding protein, which translates to MIRVENLKRSYGEGESQVVALNKVSLNIKENEFVAIMGSSGSGKSTLMNILGCLDTPNEGEYLLSGESIKEIDDASLSQIRNQKIGFVFQTFHLLSRLSALQNVILPLRYSSTPSDEAMQRGLEMLAKVGLDHRAHHRPNEMSGGQRQRVAIARALINRPAVIFADEPTGNLDSKTSHEIMTLLTELHQQGQTIVMVTHEEDIAQYAQRVIRMKDGNIVEDSACAA; encoded by the coding sequence ATGATTAGGGTTGAGAATCTAAAACGAAGCTATGGGGAAGGCGAGTCACAGGTGGTGGCACTGAACAAGGTTTCTTTAAATATTAAAGAAAATGAGTTTGTTGCGATTATGGGTTCTTCAGGGTCAGGCAAGTCGACTTTAATGAATATACTCGGCTGCCTAGATACGCCCAATGAAGGTGAATATCTTTTATCAGGGGAGAGCATTAAGGAAATTGATGATGCCTCCCTCTCGCAAATACGCAATCAAAAAATCGGTTTTGTGTTTCAAACATTTCATTTATTAAGCCGATTATCCGCTTTGCAAAATGTCATTTTACCTTTGCGTTATAGCTCAACTCCATCTGATGAAGCAATGCAAAGAGGGTTAGAGATGCTAGCGAAAGTGGGGCTCGATCATCGCGCGCATCACCGTCCTAATGAGATGTCTGGGGGGCAGCGTCAGCGAGTGGCAATAGCGCGCGCACTTATTAATCGTCCTGCGGTCATTTTTGCTGATGAGCCGACCGGTAATCTAGATAGCAAAACATCACATGAAATCATGACATTACTAACTGAATTACATCAGCAAGGGCAAACCATAGTGATGGTGACCCACGAAGAAGACATTGCGCAATACGCACAAAGAGTCATTCGGATGAAAGATGGCAATATTGTGGAGGATAGCGCATGCGCAGCCTAA
- a CDS encoding DUF6289 family protein — MKNKMKKSLVVAGSALALLGGSFAIAGSNARIIEYVYYADSTYSTVVGESIQNCDGRIYTTGQTTPYKRLVGAEPCRGFGW, encoded by the coding sequence ATGAAAAACAAAATGAAAAAATCATTAGTTGTTGCTGGCTCTGCTTTGGCTTTATTGGGTGGCTCTTTCGCGATTGCAGGCTCAAATGCAAGAATTATTGAATATGTGTACTACGCAGATTCAACCTACAGCACGGTTGTTGGTGAGTCAATTCAAAACTGTGACGGTCGAATTTATACTACAGGTCAGACAACACCTTATAAAAGATTAGTCGGTGCAGAGCCTTGTAGAGGCTTTGGTTGGTAA
- a CDS encoding HlyD family secretion protein, producing the protein MRSLILASLLLLTSSVAIADLLISGEIKARENQEFFAPKTDSWRVEVQWMKPEGEVAQQGEVVVVFDSGSIASQIEQAKVTLFTGQEELQRVKSNAEQAMLEAEFAVKRHQLLLEKARIDAEIPKANLSAYDYEKNQLELEKALIELNKSQEKLRESKITSQVNIAKQQLLIEKTTADLARNEKQLAQMSLTAAQAGPLIYGKHPWNGEKNFVGMTAQPGWSIAEIPSLAGLYIEAWIHEVDFHQLSLGKNASFKLDAYSGQEFSATITDISTQPEEKKPWGGDAYFRAEFSFSSKPTFKLIPGMSVQLALAGADNE; encoded by the coding sequence ATGCGCAGCCTAATATTGGCCAGTTTGCTCTTGCTTACAAGCAGCGTAGCCATTGCTGATTTGTTGATCAGTGGTGAAATTAAAGCTCGGGAGAATCAAGAGTTTTTTGCTCCTAAAACAGATAGTTGGCGAGTTGAAGTGCAATGGATGAAGCCTGAAGGAGAGGTGGCTCAGCAAGGAGAAGTGGTAGTGGTGTTTGACAGCGGCAGTATCGCCTCGCAAATAGAGCAAGCGAAAGTCACACTCTTTACTGGTCAAGAAGAATTGCAACGAGTGAAAAGTAACGCAGAGCAAGCGATGTTAGAAGCTGAGTTTGCGGTGAAGCGTCATCAGCTATTGCTCGAAAAAGCTCGAATAGATGCCGAGATCCCAAAAGCAAACTTGAGTGCTTACGATTATGAAAAAAACCAACTTGAGTTAGAAAAAGCGCTAATAGAGCTGAATAAATCGCAAGAAAAATTGCGCGAGAGCAAAATTACCAGTCAGGTTAATATCGCTAAACAACAACTGCTGATAGAAAAAACCACAGCGGATTTAGCCCGAAACGAAAAACAGCTAGCGCAAATGAGTTTAACTGCCGCCCAAGCTGGACCATTGATTTATGGCAAACATCCTTGGAATGGTGAAAAAAACTTTGTTGGCATGACGGCTCAACCCGGTTGGAGCATTGCTGAAATTCCTTCGTTAGCTGGGTTGTATATTGAAGCATGGATCCACGAGGTGGATTTTCATCAATTATCGTTAGGCAAAAACGCGTCGTTTAAGCTCGATGCTTACTCAGGACAAGAATTCAGCGCGACCATTACCGATATTTCGACACAACCAGAAGAAAAGAAACCCTGGGGAGGCGATGCTTATTTTAGAGCTGAATTTAGCTTTTCATCTAAACCCACTTTTAAACTCATTCCCGGAATGAGCGTGCAATTAGCACTAGCAGGAGCCGATAATGAATAA
- a CDS encoding HlyD family secretion protein — MNKGLIMLMAVGLLSGCQQDNSITAKPAQQSTVVYASGELESAESHLLAPPSIKRMWQYQIKFLAPENSAVKQGQVVIKFDDKQVQDRLIEKTGELEQAKKTLENEASSEKENEQELILAVAEQQMNYDKAERKAQIIDHSRSDIERKKSQIDFTIAQNDLFLAKKKLDYHYQTTELNLKMAQGKVDRLSADVNELQGEIDKLKVKSPIDGFVIYKTNFDDEKLSVGETAQFGQAVVEVVKLDKMQVKAQIDEPDSGKVLPGQRVKVILDGSSERVVSGNVLNLGGVFREKSWQDKRRIIDAQISLDEIETSVMRPGMSARIEIEVAAHSQTQGGAL; from the coding sequence ATGAATAAAGGATTGATCATGTTAATGGCAGTAGGATTGCTCAGCGGTTGCCAGCAAGATAACAGCATCACAGCAAAGCCAGCGCAACAAAGTACGGTTGTTTATGCCAGTGGAGAATTAGAGTCTGCTGAAAGTCACTTGTTAGCACCGCCCTCGATCAAACGTATGTGGCAGTATCAAATTAAGTTTTTAGCCCCTGAAAATAGCGCGGTTAAGCAAGGTCAGGTTGTGATTAAATTTGATGATAAACAAGTGCAAGACCGGTTAATAGAAAAGACTGGAGAACTTGAGCAAGCTAAGAAAACCCTTGAAAACGAAGCGTCGAGCGAAAAGGAAAATGAGCAAGAATTGATTCTTGCTGTGGCTGAGCAGCAAATGAATTATGACAAAGCTGAGCGTAAGGCGCAGATCATTGATCACTCTCGTTCTGATATTGAGCGCAAAAAATCTCAAATAGATTTTACCATTGCGCAAAATGATTTGTTTTTAGCCAAAAAGAAACTCGACTATCACTACCAGACAACGGAATTAAATCTGAAAATGGCGCAAGGAAAGGTCGATCGGCTGAGCGCGGACGTAAACGAGTTGCAAGGCGAAATAGACAAACTCAAAGTGAAGTCGCCAATAGATGGCTTTGTGATATACAAAACCAATTTTGATGATGAAAAACTCTCCGTTGGAGAAACTGCTCAGTTTGGCCAAGCTGTGGTCGAAGTCGTGAAGCTCGATAAAATGCAAGTGAAGGCCCAAATAGATGAACCAGATAGTGGAAAAGTGCTGCCTGGTCAGCGTGTTAAAGTCATTTTAGATGGCAGTTCTGAGCGCGTGGTCAGTGGCAATGTACTGAATCTGGGTGGGGTGTTTCGCGAAAAATCTTGGCAAGACAAACGGCGTATTATCGATGCGCAAATTTCCTTAGATGAAATAGAAACCAGTGTGATGCGCCCAGGTATGTCTGCTCGTATCGAAATAGAAGTGGCGGCACATTCTCAGACGCAAGGAGGCGCATTATGA